From Syngnathus typhle isolate RoL2023-S1 ecotype Sweden linkage group LG13, RoL_Styp_1.0, whole genome shotgun sequence, a single genomic window includes:
- the xirp1 gene encoding xin actin-binding repeat-containing protein 1 isoform X1 produces MAETARKVKVLESSHDEDDLPLPPPPPRPFDYEGPSALSGLPVPPPKETFSTYYQQRQKSELKRLFKHIHPDIRHLGEAVDDDIMKAVQPEDTEATAAYQGEVQSMRWIFENWNLDSIGESHATKKLLDEENLAGGNVRGTSSMFEHCDDRALISEAKRQTSVRGDVRASTWLFETKPLDSLNQKEDGELVEAVLKEPIRPGDVSGTRLLFETKPISDLARCNSIEDNTFLKLTSEIQEQKGDVQKTVKLFQAEPSCAIRDKSGNIHTIKSICREEIKNGNTSSARWLFETKPLDLINKGSDGIKIIRGISLEEGHRGGVDRKRWMFETQSFDNIQEVAGLDTFEDTLVEGDVSNKTKLFEMQPLSEKTLEKDTIIGGDVKTSLWLFETQPIETLNDSYEVGCLKKITLSADEQGAIKDKKIMFESGGGRETSSSVKQRVTERGDVMGFKQLFETIPLSEIAHCKEENTSGNQMSENSPLYAIKDSSGNFHKITTVSREEFIKGKVQNYKWMFETKPLDELTEGKENIEVIKGITREEDTMGDVKLAKWLFETQTMDGIHSKFNQKEPSPSVGATPCKGDVKACKWLFETQPMDVLYDKSEKVNDKETIENTGVKSMTWLFESQPLDSIKDGEEYNLNLCSTVQDAVKPKSAVQTVKRLFETETLDRTRNEQTEQDVRCVSQVDFQSGDVSRVKELFESQSLDEIGSEMVMTRGDEHIQKGSVHKFTWLFENCPINTINKDDDDTNIPKPSETVSGDVKNKKFIFETSSLDKIHEEPLEHKSVSLEELESDVDVKSSTMMFESLPLYAIQDKEGQFHEVTTVKKDEVLSGDVRGARWMFETKPLEAIKAENEVYVIRAVTQEDVEKGDVKSARWKFETQPLDSFTSREEPSVKISEDFGSSNVQLSKKKFESEESNKFVRMVSVTDVQRGDVRTSTWLFENQTIDSLKGEPQDQGPVKTVHREDSQKGDVKRCTWLFESQPLDKIKEPEERSFQGSDEIIPKADVKCTTWLFETTPLDKITSSSVTDTMSSLSESNIVHSSGIIVEAKEGPNVTMAKFSLGTTAEVQIQKEEVVEGNLRNIILQLLLKPSNTQVTLLREMEKGNVNTTKIQLPHNQSSTSIAIDREQILQNTVQMIDELLMRGQDFKKGILMQETAGGQAEMSVYSLIAHETDTQSAIIERGDVKSAIGNLLASASNPKTAPTCRVDENEKGNVNFYKRCIEKGDLQCLKSLQSEASEDDVDDVTLGKEQIEIIQGDVREAKRSLCQQKEVVERSICDVLPGDVKKTKEVFSSECSFIAENCIPRDEIIPGDVLTAKQQLAAKQAVLMEKEEIVAGDVKASMQSLERAKQLSMSIERESITPGTIYDMDLSSNCPEPEGSQVQKETIISGDVKAAKKSLQLAKQQSMQGERDVIAPGKIYNLHVAAQEGSSARITQSSSYCRSQQSKTCPQVSDAVKDLESRMSLDACHRGNNDFLSYECNGMTTQDEPEDVIRGDIKSALRSLRSAVTEQRLPDKEAIVGGHVHLALQSLERSNVNVSKGDFRSAMLYRNSGKACTERSKQSVALSMPPSDTTLFPSISVMGEGQPSFAVNNSTCNPVQNGGSPGLLKKPQNPKPTLPPKPQWTKPAVIGDSKLSPANKCNPVSAKHDLQLPTDKFIEDTTAASKQNAKPNSTKLEVERNVIQKINAAEEIQKCMEEYEDTSKHEMNMSLQAALSNFERTDSKKVKGPKKVINVKGEVKKPIQNTSAAKNCSSILSPPEKQFCKSDESDASTCHTTKSTIDNENKVILRQKKPSETESQRRQRLSVHMDEIIKGNVKAAMEIFENMRKREELKGILSQVQEIEGANSHVDVSSSSNHVPPSEKSKQSKVETQDDDLESVSSVETVFEDLEKASKEIINLKEQTLAKLLDIEEAIKKALYSVSNLKSEADIAGLSGLFDESLKSEQPVTNIRKISIVSSRTKSGQGKDTRNHPGDSNLLKQEATKQANNQVIRQPSSQSSPSFISIHSAARKPLQQPKPAMSTESNCQGDPNQGSTKRKVSVLEVQTLPEEPADIIGTKTVSETYKETDGFGNVFLSSVTSTFVTKQSDGESAAVFEVVGGPNTYKVITSPLLQRSPRPSSRDQ; encoded by the coding sequence ATGGCTGAGACAGCCAGGAAAGTCAAGGTTTTGGAATCATCTCACGATGAAGACGATCTTCCcctcccacctcctcctccaagGCCCTTTGACTACGAAGGGCCCTCAGCATTAAGTGGCCTCCCCGTGCCTCCACCCAAAGAGACCTTTTCCACATATTACCAGCAAAGGCAAAAGAGTGAACTCAAGAGGCTCTTTAAGCACATCCACCCAGACATCAGACATCTTGGTGAAGCTGTGGATGATGACATCATGAAAGCAGTGCAACCAGAGGACACTGAGGCAACAGCAGCATATCAGGGTGAAGTACAATCAATGAGGTGGATCTTTGAAAATTGGAATCTGGATAGTATCGGGGAATCTCACGCAACCAAGAAGTTGCTGGACGAAGAGAATTTAGCAGGTGGAAATGTCCGAGGCACCTCCTCCATGTTTGAGCATTGTGATGACAGAGCTCTCATTTCAGAAGCCAAAAGGCAGACCTCAGTAAGAGGAGATGTGAGAGCATCTACCTGGCTCTTTGAAACAAAGCCCTTAGATTCACTGAACCAAAAAGAAGATGGAGAACTTGTTGAAGCCGTGTTGAAAGAGCCCATCCGGCCAGGTGATGTCAGTGGGACACGTCTACTTTTTGAGACCAAACCAATAAGTGACTTAGCGCGCTGTAACTCCATAGAGGACAATACCTTCTTGAAATTGACGTCTGAGATCCAGGAACAAAAAGGAGATGTCCAAAAGACTGTGAAACTCTTTCAGGCGGAACCGAGCTGTGCCATTAGAGACAAAAGTGGCAATATCCATACAATCAAATCCATCTGCAGGGAGGAGATCAAAAATGGAAACACCAGTAGTGCTCGTTGGTTATTTGAAACCAAGCCTTTGGACCTGATTAACAAGGGAAGTGATGGCATTAAAATAATTCGGGGCATATCTCTGGAGGAGGGACACCGAGGTGGAGTTGACAGAAAGAGGTGGATGTTTGAAACCCAGTCTTTCGACAATATACAAGAGGTTGCCGGACTGGACACGTTCGAGGACACCTTGGTTGAGGGTGATGTTAGCAACAAGACAAAGCTCTTTGAGATGCAACCACTGAGTGAAAAGACGTTGGAAAAGGACACAATCATTGGAGGAGATGTCAAGACATCCCTTTGGCTGTTTGAAACGCAACCCATAGAGACTCTAAATGATAGCTATGAAGTTGGATGTTtgaagaaaatcacactgtcggCCGATGAGCAAGGAGcaattaaagacaaaaaaataatgtttgagAGCGGCGGTGGCCGTGAAACGAGTTCCTCGGTAAAGCAACGTGTGACTGAAAGGGGTGACGTCATGGGATTCAAGCAACTTTTTGAAACCATTCCTCTAAGTGAAATTGCTCATTGTAAGGAGGAGAATACATCAGGAAACCAAATGTCGGAGAATTCTCCTTTGTATGCTATAAAAGACAGCTCTGGAAATTTTCACAAGATAACGACTGTCAGCCGGGAAGAATTCATCAAGGGAAAGGTCCAAAACTACAAGTGGATGTTTGAGACCAAGCCGTTAGATGAACTAACAGAAGGAAAGGAAAATATTGAGGTCATCAAAGGCATCACAAGAGAGGAAGACACAATGGGTGATGTCAAGTTGGCAAAATGGCTTTTTGAAACCCAGACCATGGATGGAATTCATTCTAAGTTCAACCAGAAGGAGCCAAGCCCTTCGGTTGGAGCCACGCCTTGCAAAGGTGACGTCAAGGCATGCAAATGGTTATTTGAGACACAACCGATGGATGTTCTGTACGACAAATCGGAGAAAGTCAATGACAAAGAGACCATTGAAAACACCGGTGTGAAATCCATGACATGGCTTTTTGAGTCACAGCCATTGGACAGCATAAAAGATGGCGAGGAGTACAATTTAAACCTCTGTAGCACCGTACAGGATGCTGTAAAACCCAAGTCAGCTGTTCAAACAGTCAAACGTCTTTTTGAAACAGAGACCCTGGACAGAACAAGAAATGAGCAAACGGAACAAGATGTAAGATGTGTCAGCCAAGTTGACTTTCAGTCCGGAGATGTCTCAAGAGTAAAAGAACTTTTTGAATCACAGTCCCTTGATGAAATCGGATCGGAAATGGTGATGACACGCGGCGACGAACACATCCAGAAAGGATCCGTACACAAATTCACTTGGTTGTTTGAGAACTGCCCCATCAACACAATCAACAAGGACGATGACGACACAAACATTCCGAAACCTAGTGAAACTGTGAGCGGGGATGTAAAGAAcaaaaagtttatttttgaaACCTCATCGCTGGACAAAATCCACGAGGAGCCTCTTGAACACAAGTCAGTCAGTTTGGAAGAGCTGGAGAGTGATGTTGACGTTAAGTCCAGCACCATGATGTTTGAGTCCTTGCCACTGTATGCCATTCAGGACAAAGAGGGACAGTTTCATGAAGTAACAACTGTGAAAAAGGATGAGGTCTTAAGCGGTGACGTGAGAGGAGCCAGGTGGATGTTTGAGACGAAGCCCCTCGAGGCCATCAAGGCAGAAAATGAAGTTTACGTGATCCGAGCTGTCACTCAAGAGGATGTCGAGAAAGGAGATGTCAAATCAGCTAGATGGAAGTTTGAGACACAACCTCTGGACTCCTTTACCAGCAGAGAGGAACCTTCTGTTAAGATCAGTGAAGATTTTGGGAGCTCGAATGTCCAATTAAGCAAAAAGAAATTTGAATCTGAAGAATCAAACAAGTTTGTAAGAATGGTTAGTGTCACCGACGTTCAGCGTGGAGATGTTAGAACCTCCACCTGGCTCTTTGAGAATCAAACAATCGACAGTCTCAAAGGAGAACCTCAAGACCAAGGTCCAGTTAAAACAGTCCACCGAGAAGACAGTCAGAAAGGAGATGTGAAACGCTGCACGTGGCTGTTTGAGTCACAGCCACTAGACAAAATCAAGGAGCCAGAAGAGAGATCGTTCCAAGGTTCAGATGAGATCATCCCAAAAGCCGACGTCAAATGCACCACCTGGCTTTTTGAGACAACCCCACTGGACAAAATCACCTCCAGCAGCGTCACTGACACCATGTCATCCTTAAGTGAATCCAATATTGTTCACTCAAGTGGCATCATTGTAGAAGCAAAAGAAGGTCCCAATGTCACGATGGCAAAATTCAGTCTGGGAACCACTGCGGAAGTCCAAATTCAGAAAGAAGAAGTTGTTGAGGGCAATCTCCGAAACATAATTTTACAGCTCTTACTcaaaccaagcaacacacaagTCACCCTTCTTCGAGAAATGGAAAAGGGAAACGTGAATACCACCAAAATCCAACTTCCACACAATCAGTCATCGACGAGTATTGCCATCGATCGAGAGCAAATACTACAAAACACTGTTCAGATGATTGATGAACTTCTTATGCGAGGTCAAGACTTCAAGAAAGGAATCCTGATGCAAGAGACCGCCGGCGGACAAGCGGAAATGTCTGTCTATTCACTGATCGCTCATGAAACTGACACCCAAAGTGCCATTATTGAAAGAGGCGATGTGAAGTCGGCCATTGGAAATCTCTTAGCGAGTGCCAGCAATCCAAAGACAGCGCCAACGTGTCGAGTAGATGAAAACGAAAAGGGTAACGTCAACTTCTACAAAAGGTGCATTGAGAAAGGAGATCTGCAGTGCCTGAAAAGTCTTCAGTCGGAGGCATCGGAAGATGATGTCGATGACGTAACTCTTGGCAAAGAGCAGATTGAGATTATACAGGGCGATGTGAGAGAGGCAAAAAGAAGTCTCTGCCAGCAAAAGGAAGTGGTGGAGCGAAGTATTTGCGATGTTCTGCCAGGGGATGTGAAGAAGACCAAAGAGGTATTTTCATCAGAGTGCTCATTCATTGCTGAGAACTGCATTCCCAGGGATGAAATAATTCCTGGGGATGTTTTAACAGCAAAGCAACAGCTTGCAGCAAAGCAAGCCGTTCTGATGGAAAAGGAAGAAATTGTGGCTGGAGACGTAAAGGCGTCGATGCAGTCGTTGGAACGTGCAAAGCAACTGAGCATGAGCATAGAACGGGAGAGCATCACGCCCGGAACGATCTACGATATGGACTTGTCATCAAACTGCCCTGAACCGGAAGGAAGTCAAGTACAAAAAGAGACAATCATATCCGGAGATGTGAAGGCAGCCAAAAAGTCCCTGCAACTGGCCAAGCAGCAAAGCATGCAAGGAGAGCGTGACGTCATTGCCCCAGGAAAAATATACAACCTGCACGTCGCCGCACAAGAAGGAAGCTCGGCCCGGATTACGCAATCGTCTTCCTACTGCAGAAGCCAACAAAGCAAGACTTGTCCACAGGTCAGTGATGCAGTCAAAGATTTGGAAAGCCGTATGTCCTTAGACGCTTGTCATCGGGGAAACAATGATTTTCTAAGTTATGAGTGTAATGGTATGACAACGCAAGATGAGCCAGAAGATGTTATTCGAGGAGATATAAAGTCAGCACTTAGGTCTCTGCGGAGTGCAGTAACGGAGCAGAGACTCCCAGATAAAGAAGCCATTGTAGGAGGTCATGTCCACCTAGCGCTGCAATCACTCGAGAGGTCTAATGTAAACGTCTCCAAAGGAGATTTTAGATCCGCAATGCTTTACAGGAATTCAGGCAAAGCTTGTACAGAGAGGAGCAAGCAGAGTGTTGCGCTGTCCATGCCTCCATCTGACACAACATTGTTTCCTTCAATTTCAGTAATGGGTGAAGGGCAACCGTCGTTCGCCGTAAACAACTCAACATGCAACCCGGTACAAAATGGAGGCTCACCAGGCCTGCTAAAGAAACCACAGAACCCGAAGCCAACGTTGCCACCAAAGCCACAATGGACTAAACCTGCAGTCATAGGCGATTCAAAGTTGTCACCTGCAAATAAATGCAATCCAGTGTCTGCTAAACATGACCTGCAGCTTCCCACAGACAAGTTTATTGAAGACACGACTGCGGCGAGCAAGCAAAACGCAAAGCCAAATAGCACTAAATTGGAGGTGGAGAGAAATGTGATACAGAAAATTAATGCAGCCGAGGAGATACAAAAGTGCATGGAAGAGTATGAGGACACATCCAAGCATGAAATGAACATGAGTTTGCAAGCTGCATTAAGTAACTTTGAAAGAACAGACAGCAAAAAAGTCAAAGGcccaaaaaaagtcataaatgTCAAAGGTGAGGTGAAGAAACCAATTCAAAACACAAGTGCCGCTAAAAACTGCAGTTCAATCCTCTCACCTCCTGAAAAACAATTCTGCAAAAGTGACGAGTCAGACGCAAGCACATGCCACACAACAAAAAGCACGATTGACAATGAGAATAAAGTCATCTTGAGACAGAAGAAACCCAGCGAGACAGAAAGTCAGAGACGACAGAGGCTTTCCGTGCATATGGACGAGATCATCAAAGGAAACGTCAAGGCGGCCATGGAGATTTTTGAAAATATGAGGAAACGAGAGGAACTCAAGGGGATCTTATCACAGGTGCAAGAAATTGAAGGCGCAAACAGTCATGTCGACGTAAGCTCATCTAGTAATCATGTCCCCCCAAGTGAAaagtcaaagcaaagcaaagtcgAGACACAAGATGATGATCTGGAAAGTGTTTCTTCGGTTGAAACGGTATTTGAAGATTTGGAGAAGGCGAGCAAGGAAATCATCAATCTGAAGGAGCAAACTTTGGCAAAACTTCTTGACATTGAGGAGGCCATTAAAAAAGCGCTCTACTCTGTGTCCAACCTGAAATCGGAGGCAGACATCGCAGGCTTGTCAGGACTTTTTGACGAGTCCTTGAAGTCAGAACAACCCGTGACTAATATCAGAAAAATCAGCATTGTGTCAAGCAGGACAAAATCGGGTCAAGGAAAAGACACGAGAAATCACCCCGGTGACTCAAATCTCCTGAAGCAAGAAGCAACCAAGCAAGCAAACAACCAGGTTATTAGACAGCCATCTTCTCAGTCGTCACCATCATTCATATCCATTCATTCAGCTGCCAGAAAGCCGCTCCAACAACCCAAGCCTGCCATGTCAACAGAGAGCAATTGTCAAGGAGATCCCAACCAAGGGTCAACAAAGCGCAAAGTCAGCGTGCTGGAAGTGCAAACACTTCCAGAGGAGCCTGCGGACATCATTGGCACCAAGACTGTCAGTGAAACGTACAAGGAGACGGATGGCTTTGGCAACGTTTTTCTATCCTCCGTAACGTCAACGTTTGTCACCAAACAGTCTGATGGTGAATCGGCTGCTGTGTTCGAGGTGGTCGGGGGGCCAAACACATACAAAGTCATCACGTCCCCGTTACTGCAAAGATCTCCTCGCCCTTCTTCAAGAGACCAATGA